The following proteins come from a genomic window of Corallococcus sp. NCRR:
- a CDS encoding AgmX/PglI C-terminal domain-containing protein, which produces MALQTRPKLLRVGVIQDGRIVEEHHLLHDSVTIGEDARNTIVMPPSEARPPRFKVLENRGQQFHLIIDEHMQGRVNLGSSDVDFDALRSQGLATRRADDTFDLPLQESARGKVDLPDATLFFHFIPAPAEGSKPTLPPELKASPWRTVDRVFFGILLSMLVLYVLSVALIVAQPAPVEAEVELDQLEDRFVRAIIPPQPAKVEEPKDPGNTPEKKADEPKPDPKKTNAKDPAPAPANSAERRQQVEAKVSGTGLLKLLGGKGPGGGDAIADVLGSSGSGANVADALAGATSGGALTAGSGGGNGIANPQGDTGGKMAGIGATQTSGAGTVDTGRKQVVKVPQVADSVPEVDSAEVKPKDLARYIQSRKASIQRCYENGLKRDPSLKGRVMVRFNLTPQGRASDVEVEESTLRSDEVINCIKTTMRAWTFPFKPSDDVPVSYPFIFSPGE; this is translated from the coding sequence ACCACCTGCTCCACGACTCCGTCACCATTGGCGAGGACGCCCGCAACACCATCGTCATGCCTCCGTCCGAGGCGCGCCCGCCGCGCTTCAAGGTGCTGGAGAACCGCGGCCAGCAGTTCCACCTCATCATCGACGAGCACATGCAGGGCCGCGTCAACCTGGGCTCGTCGGACGTGGACTTCGACGCGCTGCGCTCCCAGGGGCTCGCCACGCGCCGCGCGGACGACACCTTCGACCTGCCCCTGCAGGAGAGCGCCCGCGGCAAGGTGGACCTGCCGGACGCCACGCTCTTCTTCCACTTCATCCCCGCGCCCGCGGAGGGCTCCAAGCCCACCCTGCCCCCGGAGCTGAAGGCCAGCCCGTGGCGCACGGTGGACCGCGTCTTCTTCGGCATCCTCCTGTCGATGCTGGTGCTCTACGTGCTGAGCGTCGCGCTCATCGTCGCCCAGCCCGCGCCGGTGGAGGCGGAGGTGGAGCTGGACCAGTTGGAAGACCGCTTCGTGCGCGCCATCATCCCGCCCCAGCCCGCGAAGGTGGAGGAGCCCAAGGACCCGGGCAACACGCCGGAGAAGAAGGCGGACGAGCCGAAGCCCGACCCGAAGAAGACCAACGCCAAGGACCCGGCGCCCGCCCCCGCCAACAGCGCGGAGCGCCGGCAGCAGGTCGAAGCGAAGGTCTCGGGCACCGGCCTCCTCAAGCTGTTGGGCGGCAAGGGCCCCGGCGGTGGGGATGCCATCGCGGACGTGCTCGGGAGCTCCGGCAGCGGCGCCAACGTGGCGGATGCGCTCGCGGGCGCGACGTCGGGCGGCGCGCTCACGGCGGGCTCCGGAGGCGGCAACGGCATCGCCAACCCGCAGGGGGACACCGGCGGCAAGATGGCGGGCATCGGCGCCACGCAGACCTCCGGCGCGGGCACCGTGGACACGGGCCGCAAGCAGGTCGTCAAGGTGCCCCAGGTCGCGGACTCGGTGCCGGAAGTGGACAGCGCGGAGGTCAAGCCCAAGGACCTGGCCCGCTACATCCAGAGCCGGAAGGCCTCCATCCAGCGCTGCTACGAGAACGGCCTCAAGCGCGACCCCTCCCTCAAGGGCAGGGTCATGGTCCGCTTCAACCTCACCCCGCAGGGCCGCGCCAGCGACGTGGAGGTGGAGGAGTCCACCCTGCGCTCGGACGAGGTCATCAACTGCATCAAGACGACCATGCGCGCCTGGACGTTCCCTTTCAAACCGAGTGACGACGTCCCCGTCAGCTACCCGTTCATCTTCTCGCCAGGGGAATAG
- a CDS encoding cyclic nucleotide-binding domain-containing protein, with amino-acid sequence MEKLAVIATSPLFEMLAPAELARLAELARLYRYANGEVVFEEGDLGDSLFVIVRGQVEVVRRGAGNGVTPLTVLGPPEFFGEMGLIDKDHRSATVRALGEVELLQLTAQDLRTFRLAHADGFTFIVVNIARSLSARLREANARLAPQD; translated from the coding sequence ATGGAGAAGCTGGCTGTCATCGCCACATCCCCCCTCTTCGAAATGCTGGCCCCCGCCGAGCTCGCACGCCTGGCGGAGCTGGCACGGCTGTACCGCTACGCCAATGGCGAGGTGGTGTTCGAGGAGGGCGACCTGGGTGACAGCCTCTTCGTCATCGTGCGCGGCCAGGTGGAGGTGGTGCGCCGGGGTGCGGGCAACGGGGTGACGCCCCTCACCGTCCTGGGCCCGCCGGAGTTCTTCGGGGAGATGGGCCTCATCGACAAGGACCACCGCTCCGCCACCGTGCGCGCCCTGGGCGAGGTGGAGCTGCTCCAGCTCACCGCGCAGGATTTGCGGACCTTCCGGCTGGCGCACGCGGACGGCTTCACCTTCATCGTCGTGAACATCGCGCGCAGCCTGTCCGCCCGCCTGCGCGAGGCCAACGCCCGCCTGGCCCCCCAGGACTGA